In Paraburkholderia terrae, the DNA window GAAGCCGTGCGTGGCTGGCTGTCGTATGAATGGAATGACGCGTATCGCGATGCCTTCGAGTTCGAGGCAGCCCCGGGCCTCACGTTCTTGCCGTATCTGACCGGCGAGCGCACGCCGTGGCTCAATCCGGCCGCGCGCGGCGGATGGCTTGGTCTTGCGCTCGGCACATCGCGCGGCGCGATGATGCGCGCGGCATTCGAAGGCGTCGCGTTTTCGTTGCGCGCGGGGCTCGACGCGATCCGGCAAAGCGGCGCGCGCGTGCCGGCGCTGCGTCTCGCGGGCGGCGGTTCCGTCGATGCGCGCTGGCGGCAGTTGCTCGCCGAAGCGTTGCAAGTCGAACTGCATGCCGTCGATTGTCCGAACGCGGCGGCGCGTGGCGCAGCGATGCTCGGTGGCATCGCGGTGGGTCACTGGAACACAGGCGATCTTGCAGCGCTCGCGCCTGCCGCGACGCGCGTCGCCGGGCCGCGTGACGAGACGGAACTCGCTGCGCGTTATGCGCGCTTTATCGATCTGTATGGCCGCGTCGAACCTTGGTTTGCGTCGCCGTCCGCATGACGTGCGCTCGCCATGCGCCGTCGCATGAGGACAATCGCGCGGCGCGGCGTGCCATTCACGAGCCTTGCATTTGCGCGATCATGTTCACAGCGCGGCGCGCGAACATGCGGGACAATCCGGGCCGCAACGGTTCACGGCAGTAACGGACAGATTCAAAGATCATCAGCTTTAGGTAACGGATCTACAGAACCACAGGAGCATTCACGATGAAGACGAAAGCAGCAATCGCATGGAAGGCAGGCGCACCGTTGACGATCGAAGAAGTCGATCTCGAAGGGCCGCGCGCGGGTGAAGTGCTGATCGAAGTGAAGGCGACGGGCATCTGCCACACCGACTACTACACGCTGTCGGGCGCCGATCCGGAAGGCATCTTCCCGGCGATCCTCGGCCACGAAGGCGCGGGCGTCGTCGTTGATACCGGTCCCGGCGTCGGCACGCTGAAGAAGGGCGATCACGTGATTCCCCTCTACACGCCCGAGTGCCGCCAATGCAAGTTCTGTCTGTCGCGCAAGACGAACCTGTGTCAGGCGATCCGCTCGACGCAAGGCAAGGGTCTGATGCCCGACGCGACGTCGCGCTTCTCGCTCGACGGCAAGCCTTTGTTCCACTACATGGGCACGTCCACGTTCTCGAACTACATCGTGGTGCCGGAGATCGCCGTCGCGAAGATCCGCGAAGACGCACCGTTCGACAAGGTCTGCTACATCGGCTGCGGTGTGACGACGGGTGTCGGCGCTGTCGTCTATTCGGCCAAGGTCGAGGCGGGCGCGAATGTCGTCGTGTTCGGTCTGGGCGGCATCGGTCTGAATGTGATCCAGGGCGCCAAAATGGTAGGTGCGGACAAGATCATCGGTGTCGATATCAATCCGGGCCGCGTCGAACTCGCGAAGAAGTTCGGCATGACGCACTTCATCAACCCGAAGGAAGTCGAGAACGTCGTCGATCACATCGTGCAACTGACGGATGGCGGCGCGGACTATTCGTTCGAATGCGTCGGCAACACGACGCTGATGCGCCAGGCGCTCGAATGTACTCACAAGGGCTGGGGCCAGTCGTTCATCATCGGCGTGGCGGCGGCGGGCGAAGAAATCAGCACGCGGCCGTTCCAGCTGGTCACGGGGCGTCAATGGAAGGGCTCGGCGTTCGGCGGCGCGCGCGGCCGTACCGATGTGCCGAAGATCGTCGACTGGTACATGGAAGGCAAGATCAACATCGACGACCTGATCACGCATCACCTGAAGCTCGACCAGATCAACGAAGGCTTCGATCTGATGAAGAAGGGCGAGTCGATCCGCTCGGTCGTCATCTACTAAAGGAGTGGCGCGATGCTCGAACTGATCGAATCGCACGCGTCGTTCGGCGGCACGCAGCGTATCTATAAGCATGAGTCGAAGGCGATCGGGTTGCCGATGCGCTTTTCGGTCTTCATGCCTGAAGCGGCACCACAGAAGAAGGTGCCGGCGCTGTTCTATCTAGCCGGGCTGACGAGTACAGAAGAGACGTTTCCGATCAAGGCGGGCGCACAGCGGTTCGCCGCGCAACACGGCATCGCGCTGATCTCGCCGGATACCAGTCCGCGCGGCGCAGGCGTGCCGGGCGAGACGGACGCGTGGGACTTCGGCGTCGGCGCGGGCTTCTATGTCGACGCGACGCAGGCGCCCTGGTCGAAGCACTACCGGATGTATTCGTACTTGCGGGACGAACTGCGCGAGACGGTCATCAACGAGTTGCCTGTCGATGGCGCGCGGCTCGGCATCTTCGGCCACTCGATGGGCGGCCACGGCGCGCTGATGCTCGCGCTGCGCAATCCGGACATCTATCGGTCGGTTTCGGCGTTCGCGCCGATTGCCGCGCCGATGCGTTGTCCGTGGGGCGAGAAGGCGTTCAGCGGCTATCTGGGCGCGGATCGCGAAGCGTGGAAGCAATACGACGCGAGCGAACTCGTGGGCAAGGCGACGCGCAAGTTTGCGGAAGGGATATTGGTCGATCAGGGTATGGCCGACCAGTTTCTGGCCCAGCAACTGAACCCTGACGTATTCGAAGCCGCATGCAAGGCCGCCGGACAGCCACTCACGCTGCGTCGGCATGAAGGCTACGACCACGGCTATTTCTTCATCTCGACGTTCATCGAGGATCATCTCGGGCATCACGCGAAGGTGTTGCTCGGCTGATCTTTTGGTGTCGTTGGCACCATAGCAAAACGGGGTGGCCTCGCGAGCCACCCCGTTTTTTATCGGCATCACCAGCGCGTGTTTCGTGCCAGCAAAGCTGCGTTTGCATTACCGGCGCATGTGCTGTGCCAGCAAACTCGCGCCATAGACGAGCGCCGCAAGCAGCGTTATCCAGAAACTCGTTGGCCAGTCGGTATAGAAGGCGAGCGTCACGCCGATCCACGCCTGCGCGAGCGCGAGCAGCGCGGCGAGTACGAGTCCGACGGAAAGACGCGTCGACAGGTTTTGCGCCGCGGCCGCCGGTCCGACCATCAGCGTGAACACGAGCAGCACGCCGACGATCTGCGTGCATGCGGCGACTGCAAGCGCCGCGATCGCGAGAAACAGCACCGACACGAGCCGCAGCGACACGCCTTTCGCTTCGGCCAGTTCCGGCTGCAACGAAGCGAACAGCAAAGGCCGCATGATCGCAGCCAGCGCAACCAGACTGACGACACCGAGCGCGGCCAGTACCACCAGC includes these proteins:
- the fghA gene encoding S-formylglutathione hydrolase, with the translated sequence MLELIESHASFGGTQRIYKHESKAIGLPMRFSVFMPEAAPQKKVPALFYLAGLTSTEETFPIKAGAQRFAAQHGIALISPDTSPRGAGVPGETDAWDFGVGAGFYVDATQAPWSKHYRMYSYLRDELRETVINELPVDGARLGIFGHSMGGHGALMLALRNPDIYRSVSAFAPIAAPMRCPWGEKAFSGYLGADREAWKQYDASELVGKATRKFAEGILVDQGMADQFLAQQLNPDVFEAACKAAGQPLTLRRHEGYDHGYFFISTFIEDHLGHHAKVLLG
- a CDS encoding metal ABC transporter permease; translated protein: MFEYDFMVNAFAASGIVAVLSGIVGYFLVMRGQTFAGHALSHVGFTGATGAVLIGVSPIWGMIGFTLAAGVGMGALGEKLAGRDVAIGVVLSLALGFGLLFLHFFTAYATQVTALLFGNVLGVSSSTLVVLAALGVVSLVALAAIMRPLLFASLQPELAEAKGVSLRLVSVLFLAIAALAVAACTQIVGVLLVFTLMVGPAAAAQNLSTRLSVGLVLAALLALAQAWIGVTLAFYTDWPTSFWITLLAALVYGASLLAQHMRR
- a CDS encoding S-(hydroxymethyl)glutathione dehydrogenase/class III alcohol dehydrogenase, whose amino-acid sequence is MKTKAAIAWKAGAPLTIEEVDLEGPRAGEVLIEVKATGICHTDYYTLSGADPEGIFPAILGHEGAGVVVDTGPGVGTLKKGDHVIPLYTPECRQCKFCLSRKTNLCQAIRSTQGKGLMPDATSRFSLDGKPLFHYMGTSTFSNYIVVPEIAVAKIREDAPFDKVCYIGCGVTTGVGAVVYSAKVEAGANVVVFGLGGIGLNVIQGAKMVGADKIIGVDINPGRVELAKKFGMTHFINPKEVENVVDHIVQLTDGGADYSFECVGNTTLMRQALECTHKGWGQSFIIGVAAAGEEISTRPFQLVTGRQWKGSAFGGARGRTDVPKIVDWYMEGKINIDDLITHHLKLDQINEGFDLMKKGESIRSVVIY